The following are from one region of the Camelus dromedarius isolate mCamDro1 chromosome 16, mCamDro1.pat, whole genome shotgun sequence genome:
- the WFIKKN2 gene encoding WAP, Kazal, immunoglobulin, Kunitz and NTR domain-containing protein 2 isoform X2 encodes MDVKGKKGPVGMPKEATCDHFMCLQQGSECDIWDGQPVCKCRDRCEKEPSFTCASDGLTYYNRCYMDAEACSKGITLAVVTCRYHFTWPNTSPPPPETTVHPTTASPETPGLDLAAPALLNHPAHQSVTVGETVSFLCDVVGRPRPEITWEKQLEDRENVVMRPNHVRGNVVVTNIAQLVIYNAQLQDAGIYTCTARNAAGVLRADFPLSVVRGGQVSATAESSPNSTAFPAAECLKPPDSEDCGEEQTRWHFDAQANNCLTFTFGHCHRNRNHFETYEACVLACMSGPLAVCSLPALQGPCKAYTPRWAYNSQSGQCQSFVYGGCEGNGNNFESREACEESCPFPRGNQRCRACKPRQKLVTSFCRSDFVILGRISELTEEPDAGRALVTVDEVLKDEKMGLKFLGREPLEVTLLHVDWTCPCPNVTVGETPLIIMGEVDGGMATLRPDSFVGASSSRRVRKLREVMHKKTCDVLKEFLGLQ; translated from the coding sequence ATGGACGTGAAAGGGAAGAAGGGCCCGGTGGGCATGCCCAAGGAGGCCACGTGCGACCACTTCATGTGTCTGCAACAGGGCTCTGAATGTGACATCTGGGACGGCCAGCCCGTGTGCAAGTGCAGAGACCGCTGCGAGAAGGAGCCCAGTTTTACCTGCGCCTCTGACGGCCTCACCTACTATAACCGCTGCTACATGGACGCCGAGGCCTGCTCCAAGGGCATCACCCTGGCCGTTGTCACCTGCCGCTATCACTTCACCTGGCCCAACACCAGCCCCCCACCACCAGAGACCACGGTGCACCCCACCACGGCCTCCCCGGAGACCCCTGGGCTGGACCTGGCGGCCCCAGCTCTGCTCAACCACCCTGCGCACCAGTCGGTCACTGTGGGCGAGACAGTGAGCTTCCTGTGTGACGTGGTGGGTCGGCCCCGGCCTGAGATCACCTGGGAGAAGCAGCTGGAGGATCGGGAGAACGTGGTCATGAGGCCCAACCACGTGCGAGGCAACGTGGTGGTCACCAACATCGCCCAGCTGGTCATTTACAACGCCCAGCTCCAGGACGCCGGCATCTACACGTGCACCGCCCGCAACGCCGCTGGCGTCCTGCGGGCCGACTTCCCGCTGTCGGTGGTCAGGGGGGGTCAGGTTTCGGCCACCGCAGAGAGCAGCCCCAACAGCACGGCTTTCCCCGCAGCCGAGTGCCTGAAGCCCCCTGACAGTGAGGACTGTGGCGAGGAGCAGACCCGCTGGCACTTCGACGCACAGGCCAACAACTGCCTGACCTTCACTTTCGGCCACTGCCACCGCAACCGCAACCACTTTGAGACCTACGAGGCCTGTGTGCTGGCCTGCATGAGCGGGCCGCTGGCCGTGTGCAGCCTGCCCGCCCTGCAGGGGCCCTGCAAGGCCTACACGCCCCGCTGGGCCTACAACAGCCAGTCGGGCCAGTGCCAGTCCTTCGTCTACGGCGGCTGTGAGGGCAACGGCAACAACTTTGAGAGCCGCGAGGCCTGCGAGGAGTCCTGCCCCTTCCCCCGGGGGAACCAGCGCTGCCGGGCCTGTAAGCCCAGGCAGAAGCTCGTCACCAGCTTCTGTCGGAGTGACTTTGTCATCTTGGGCCGAATCTCCGAGCTGACAGAGGAGCCTGACGCGGGGCGCGCCCTGGTGACGGTGGACGAGGTCCTGAAGGACGAGAAGATGGGCCTCAAGTTCCTGGGCCGGGAGCCACTGGAGGTCACTCTGCTCCACGTGGACTGGACCTGCCCCTGCCCCAACGTGACCGTAGGCGAGACACCACTCATCATCATGGGCGAGGTGGACGGCGGCATGGCCACACTGCGGCCCGACAGCTTCGTGGGCGCATCCAGCAGCCGGCGGGTCCGGAAGCTGCGTGAGGTCATGCACAAGAAAACCTGCGATGTCCTCAAGGAATTCCTGGGCTTGCAGTga
- the WFIKKN2 gene encoding WAP, Kazal, immunoglobulin, Kunitz and NTR domain-containing protein 2 isoform X1, giving the protein MRAPGCRWFWSLWGQVAVLLLLLRVPPRGLALPPIRYSHAGICPNDMNPNLWVDAQSTCKRECEMDQECETYEKCCPNVCGTKSCVAARYMDVKGKKGPVGMPKEATCDHFMCLQQGSECDIWDGQPVCKCRDRCEKEPSFTCASDGLTYYNRCYMDAEACSKGITLAVVTCRYHFTWPNTSPPPPETTVHPTTASPETPGLDLAAPALLNHPAHQSVTVGETVSFLCDVVGRPRPEITWEKQLEDRENVVMRPNHVRGNVVVTNIAQLVIYNAQLQDAGIYTCTARNAAGVLRADFPLSVVRGGQVSATAESSPNSTAFPAAECLKPPDSEDCGEEQTRWHFDAQANNCLTFTFGHCHRNRNHFETYEACVLACMSGPLAVCSLPALQGPCKAYTPRWAYNSQSGQCQSFVYGGCEGNGNNFESREACEESCPFPRGNQRCRACKPRQKLVTSFCRSDFVILGRISELTEEPDAGRALVTVDEVLKDEKMGLKFLGREPLEVTLLHVDWTCPCPNVTVGETPLIIMGEVDGGMATLRPDSFVGASSSRRVRKLREVMHKKTCDVLKEFLGLQ; this is encoded by the exons ATGCGGGCCCCAGGGTGCCGCTGGTTTTGGTCCCTCTGGGGGCAGGTGGcagtgttgctgctgctgctcaggGTGCCCCCACGAGGCCTGGCACTGCCGCCCATCCGATACTCTCACGCGGGCATCTGCCCCAACGACATGAACCCCAACCTCTGGGTGGATGCCCAGAGCACCTGCAAGCGGGAGTGTGAGATGGACCAG GAGTGTGAGACCTATGAGAAGTGCTGCCCCAACGTGTGTGGGACCAAGAGCTGTGTGGCGGCCCGCTACATGGACGTGAAAGGGAAGAAGGGCCCGGTGGGCATGCCCAAGGAGGCCACGTGCGACCACTTCATGTGTCTGCAACAGGGCTCTGAATGTGACATCTGGGACGGCCAGCCCGTGTGCAAGTGCAGAGACCGCTGCGAGAAGGAGCCCAGTTTTACCTGCGCCTCTGACGGCCTCACCTACTATAACCGCTGCTACATGGACGCCGAGGCCTGCTCCAAGGGCATCACCCTGGCCGTTGTCACCTGCCGCTATCACTTCACCTGGCCCAACACCAGCCCCCCACCACCAGAGACCACGGTGCACCCCACCACGGCCTCCCCGGAGACCCCTGGGCTGGACCTGGCGGCCCCAGCTCTGCTCAACCACCCTGCGCACCAGTCGGTCACTGTGGGCGAGACAGTGAGCTTCCTGTGTGACGTGGTGGGTCGGCCCCGGCCTGAGATCACCTGGGAGAAGCAGCTGGAGGATCGGGAGAACGTGGTCATGAGGCCCAACCACGTGCGAGGCAACGTGGTGGTCACCAACATCGCCCAGCTGGTCATTTACAACGCCCAGCTCCAGGACGCCGGCATCTACACGTGCACCGCCCGCAACGCCGCTGGCGTCCTGCGGGCCGACTTCCCGCTGTCGGTGGTCAGGGGGGGTCAGGTTTCGGCCACCGCAGAGAGCAGCCCCAACAGCACGGCTTTCCCCGCAGCCGAGTGCCTGAAGCCCCCTGACAGTGAGGACTGTGGCGAGGAGCAGACCCGCTGGCACTTCGACGCACAGGCCAACAACTGCCTGACCTTCACTTTCGGCCACTGCCACCGCAACCGCAACCACTTTGAGACCTACGAGGCCTGTGTGCTGGCCTGCATGAGCGGGCCGCTGGCCGTGTGCAGCCTGCCCGCCCTGCAGGGGCCCTGCAAGGCCTACACGCCCCGCTGGGCCTACAACAGCCAGTCGGGCCAGTGCCAGTCCTTCGTCTACGGCGGCTGTGAGGGCAACGGCAACAACTTTGAGAGCCGCGAGGCCTGCGAGGAGTCCTGCCCCTTCCCCCGGGGGAACCAGCGCTGCCGGGCCTGTAAGCCCAGGCAGAAGCTCGTCACCAGCTTCTGTCGGAGTGACTTTGTCATCTTGGGCCGAATCTCCGAGCTGACAGAGGAGCCTGACGCGGGGCGCGCCCTGGTGACGGTGGACGAGGTCCTGAAGGACGAGAAGATGGGCCTCAAGTTCCTGGGCCGGGAGCCACTGGAGGTCACTCTGCTCCACGTGGACTGGACCTGCCCCTGCCCCAACGTGACCGTAGGCGAGACACCACTCATCATCATGGGCGAGGTGGACGGCGGCATGGCCACACTGCGGCCCGACAGCTTCGTGGGCGCATCCAGCAGCCGGCGGGTCCGGAAGCTGCGTGAGGTCATGCACAAGAAAACCTGCGATGTCCTCAAGGAATTCCTGGGCTTGCAGTga